TGTCATTCCGAGTGGGGCCGCTGCTCCGGACCCTCGTCCGCGTTGATTTCGAGCGGCCCCCGAGGAATCCATAGCCAGCGTCCGAGCGAAAATCCGGGCGTTCGCGCGGAAGCGTGTTATAGATTCCTCGGGAGCCGCGCGGATGACGGTGCAGGGGAGGCTTCGGCGCAGCGGCTCCTCTCGGAATGACATACCCGTGCATCACCGGGCAGTCTGGTCGAATCTCGTAGCATCGCCACACCGATGAGCGGATCGAAGACCGTCTCGCAGATCGTCGTCGACCTCGCCAAGGGGCACTCCCTGAGCGAATTCTATCCGCTCGTCCATCCCACCCTCGTCACCCAGCTCCACAAGCTCGAAGAGAACCTGCAAGCGTACGGCGACGACCTCGTCATCAACGTCGCGCCCGGCGGGCTGGCGGTGGCGGGCGAGACGATGGCGCGGCGGTCGCCGCACGTGCAGCGGCTGGCGTCCAAGCTCAGCGAGCACGGCGTCCGCGAGGTCGTCCTCCAGCACCACGTGCTGGCCGAGTCGCTGGGGCGCTTCCTCTCCGGCGTCGCCCTGCCGCCGCGCGTGGTCGCGGCCGCGGGCGGGCTGGACGCGGCGCTGTCGGCGGCGGGCGTTTCGCGCGTGGCGGTGAACGGGCAGACCATCACCCCCGCGCCGATCGTGGTGGCCGCCGCGGGGCCGGCGCTCCCCGTCCCCGGATCGGCGAAGAAGGAGAAGGGCGTCTTCGACGACGTGGCGCTGTGGAGCACGCACGACATGTATCAGCAGGTGCAGCTCTCGGCGCGGCGGGTGGAGACGGAGGACCTGGAAGAGCTGCGGAAGATGCTGCGCGAGGGGGCCGACAGCGAGCGCGTGGAGGCGCTGCAGCGGCTGGAGTACGTGGCCCAGTGGTGCCTCGAGCGGGCGATGGTGGACCGGGCCATCGGCGTGCTGGCCGACCTCCGCCGCGACGCTGACACCATCGCCAAGCGCAACCCGGCAACGCGCGGCAGCATCATGATGGCCATGCACCGCATCGCCAACCGCCACATCATCGAGGAGATGGTGGAGCGGCTGGGCCGCAGCAAGACCGAGGACGACCGCGCCGCCATCCGCGGCGTTCTCCTCGCCCTCGGCGCCGAGGTGGTGACGCCGCTGGTCCGCAGCCTCGTCGCGGCGAGCGACCTCTCGGCACGCCGCGCCTACCGCGACGCGCTGGTGGAGCTCGACCGCGTGGGAGTGCCCCTGCTCGAGGACATGATCGGCGACGAGCGCTGGTTCGTGGTGCGCAACATGGTGGGGATCCTGGGCGAGATCCGCAGCGCCGACGCGCCCGAGCACTTCGCGCGCACCATCCGCCACCCCGACCTGCGCGTGCGCCGCGAGACCATCATCGCGCTCAGCAAGTTCGGCGGCGACGAGGCGGTGCAGCAGCTGATCGTGGGGCTGGGGGATGCGGAGCCGTCGCTGCGGTCGGCGGCGGCGCTGGGGCTCGGGCTCACCAAGGCGGGGACGGCGGTGAACCCGCTGATCAAGCGCCTGGGCGAGGAGACCGACCAGGAGACGGTGATCGAGATCCTGCGCGCGCTGGGCCGCATCGGTGACGC
This DNA window, taken from Longimicrobium sp., encodes the following:
- a CDS encoding HEAT repeat domain-containing protein; translated protein: MSGSKTVSQIVVDLAKGHSLSEFYPLVHPTLVTQLHKLEENLQAYGDDLVINVAPGGLAVAGETMARRSPHVQRLASKLSEHGVREVVLQHHVLAESLGRFLSGVALPPRVVAAAGGLDAALSAAGVSRVAVNGQTITPAPIVVAAAGPALPVPGSAKKEKGVFDDVALWSTHDMYQQVQLSARRVETEDLEELRKMLREGADSERVEALQRLEYVAQWCLERAMVDRAIGVLADLRRDADTIAKRNPATRGSIMMAMHRIANRHIIEEMVERLGRSKTEDDRAAIRGVLLALGAEVVTPLVRSLVAASDLSARRAYRDALVELDRVGVPLLEDMIGDERWFVVRNMVGILGEIRSADAPEHFARTIRHPDLRVRRETIIALSKFGGDEAVQQLIVGLGDAEPSLRSAAALGLGLTKAGTAVNPLIKRLGEETDQETVIEILRALGRIGDARAVAPLADRASGGSLFSRVPIPIRVEAIRALGDIGGEAARTVLQRLMRDRNDAVRDAAVAAANVVVGDQTGDREQGIGDRGQESEESEPPAE